The following coding sequences are from one Epinephelus moara isolate mb chromosome 7, YSFRI_EMoa_1.0, whole genome shotgun sequence window:
- the LOC126393563 gene encoding TSC22 domain family protein 1-like isoform X3, which translates to MILLTDGSMRVWGVRGHDEMAMKLLFWELEQHLKSSSGASVVAIDNKIEQAMDLVKSHLMYAVREEVEVLKEQIKELIDRNSQLEQENTLLKTLASPEQMAQFQAQVQTGSPPAPPTAATPGPPSAAALAQPTSHSSGPSA; encoded by the exons ATGATCCTGCTGACGGACGGCTCCATGAGAGTGTGGGGAGTACGAGGCCATGACGAGATGGCAATGAAGCTTTTGTTCTGGGAGCTGGAGCAGCATCTCAAAAG TTCGTCAGGAGCCAGCGTTGTGGCCATAGACAACAAGATTGAACAAGCAATG GACCTGGTGAAGAGTCACCTGATGTACGCCGTGCGTGAGGAGGTGGAGGTCCTAAAGGAGCAGATCAAGGAGCTGATCGACCGTAACTCCCAGTTGGAGCAGGAAAACACCCTGTTGAAGACGCTGGCCAGCCCAGAGCAGATGGCCCAGTTCCAGGCCCAGGTTCAGACCGGCTCCCCGCCTGCTCCTCCAACAGCTGCCACACCGGGACCCCCGAGCGCCGCTGCCCTCGCCCAACCCACCTCGCACAGCTCTGGCCCCTCGGCGTAG
- the LOC126393563 gene encoding TSC22 domain family protein 1-like isoform X2 — protein MTSMNTPCYTVAMDLGVCQLRNFSISFLSSLLSAESSHVKLDNSSSGASVVAIDNKIEQAMDLVKSHLMYAVREEVEVLKEQIKELIDRNSQLEQENTLLKTLASPEQMAQFQAQVQTGSPPAPPTAATPGPPSAAALAQPTSHSSGPSA, from the exons ATGACCAGCATGAATACGCCGTGCTACACCGTGGCCATGGATCTAGGCGTCTGCCAGCTGAGAAATTTCTCTATATCGTTCCTGTCGTCGTTACTGAGCGCGGAGAGCTCGCACGTCAAGCTCGACAATAG TTCGTCAGGAGCCAGCGTTGTGGCCATAGACAACAAGATTGAACAAGCAATG GACCTGGTGAAGAGTCACCTGATGTACGCCGTGCGTGAGGAGGTGGAGGTCCTAAAGGAGCAGATCAAGGAGCTGATCGACCGTAACTCCCAGTTGGAGCAGGAAAACACCCTGTTGAAGACGCTGGCCAGCCCAGAGCAGATGGCCCAGTTCCAGGCCCAGGTTCAGACCGGCTCCCCGCCTGCTCCTCCAACAGCTGCCACACCGGGACCCCCGAGCGCCGCTGCCCTCGCCCAACCCACCTCGCACAGCTCTGGCCCCTCGGCGTAG
- the serp2 gene encoding stress-associated endoplasmic reticulum protein 2 yields MVAKQRIRMANEKHSKNITQRGNVAKTLRPQEEKYPVGPWLLALFVFVVCGSAIFQIIQSIRMGM; encoded by the exons ATGGTGGCTAAACAGAGGATCCGCATGGCCAACGAGAAACACAGCAAGAACATCACGCAGAGAGGAAACGTAGCCAAGACGCTG CGACCACAGGAGGAGAAGTACCCTGTGGGTCCCTGGCTGCTCGCCCTCTTTGTATTTGTAGTGTGTGGATCAG CCATATTTCAGATCATCCAGAGCATCCGTATGGGGATGTGA